One region of Baekduia soli genomic DNA includes:
- a CDS encoding ATP-binding cassette domain-containing protein, giving the protein MHFGERVGIVGPNGGGKTHLMRMLSGDEPPGEGEMVTGPRVSTGLFTQLNARSDFAGRGVLEVVEERLGATQPSMAALARYGLQDAANRSYDTLSGGQKARLEILCLELEGHNLLLLDEPTDNLDIDSSEALEHALDGFEGTVVAVSHDRAFLRRLDRFLMVLHDGTVLGLPDPDSALQALGDPDAACRVRLAKAL; this is encoded by the coding sequence GTGCACTTCGGCGAGCGCGTCGGCATCGTCGGGCCCAACGGCGGCGGCAAGACGCACCTCATGCGGATGCTCAGCGGCGACGAGCCGCCCGGGGAGGGGGAGATGGTGACGGGCCCGCGCGTCAGCACCGGGCTGTTCACCCAGCTCAACGCCCGGTCGGACTTCGCCGGGCGCGGCGTGCTCGAGGTCGTCGAGGAGCGGCTCGGCGCGACCCAGCCGAGCATGGCGGCGCTGGCCCGCTACGGCCTGCAGGACGCGGCCAACCGCTCCTACGACACGCTCAGCGGCGGCCAGAAGGCGCGCCTGGAGATCCTGTGCCTCGAGCTCGAGGGCCACAACCTGCTCCTGCTCGACGAGCCGACCGACAACCTCGACATCGACTCCAGCGAGGCCCTGGAGCACGCGCTCGACGGGTTCGAGGGCACGGTCGTCGCGGTGTCGCACGACCGCGCCTTCCTGCGCCGGCTGGACCGCTTCCTGATGGTCCTGCACGACGGCACCGTGCTCGGCCTCCCCGACCCCGACTCGGCGCTGCAGGCGCTCGGCGACCCTGACGCCGCGTGCCGGGTGCGCCTCGCCAAGGCGCTCTGA
- a CDS encoding RNA polymerase sigma-70 factor → MTEDPFITHRSLLFTVAYEMLGSAADAEDVVQETWLRWAGVDRAEVRAPRAYLIRIVTRQALNRLRTLARRREEYVGEWLPEPLLTSPDVAEDVEFAESVSIAMLTVLETLAPAERAVFVLHEVFDLPFADIAATVGKTPAAARQIAHRAREHVAARRPRIAVDRAEQQQVVDRFLTAVRTGDLQVLLDVLAPDVVLVADGGGEVAAVRRPVTGRDRVATLLSRFRTLAPDAVVGAMWLNGAPAGRVDHGGAIDTAISLAVADGRITRIYAIRNPSKLARLGEEAALSR, encoded by the coding sequence ATGACCGAGGACCCCTTCATCACCCACCGCAGCCTGCTGTTCACCGTCGCCTACGAGATGCTCGGGTCGGCCGCCGACGCCGAGGACGTCGTCCAGGAGACGTGGCTGCGCTGGGCGGGCGTCGACCGCGCCGAGGTGCGCGCCCCGCGGGCCTACCTGATCCGGATCGTCACGCGGCAGGCGCTCAACCGCCTGCGCACGCTCGCACGCCGGCGCGAGGAGTACGTCGGCGAGTGGCTGCCCGAGCCGCTGCTCACGAGCCCCGACGTGGCCGAGGACGTCGAGTTCGCCGAGAGCGTCTCGATCGCGATGCTGACGGTGCTGGAGACCCTGGCCCCGGCCGAGCGGGCGGTCTTCGTCCTGCACGAGGTCTTCGACCTGCCGTTCGCCGACATCGCCGCCACCGTCGGCAAGACGCCGGCCGCGGCCCGCCAGATCGCCCACCGGGCCCGGGAGCATGTGGCCGCCCGGCGCCCGCGGATCGCGGTCGACCGCGCCGAGCAGCAGCAGGTGGTCGACCGCTTCCTGACCGCCGTGCGCACCGGCGACCTCCAGGTGCTGCTCGACGTGCTCGCCCCCGACGTGGTCCTCGTGGCCGACGGCGGCGGCGAGGTGGCCGCCGTGCGCCGGCCGGTGACGGGCCGCGACCGGGTGGCGACGCTGCTGTCGCGCTTCCGCACGCTCGCGCCCGACGCCGTGGTCGGCGCGATGTGGCTCAACGGCGCGCCGGCCGGCCGGGTCGATCACGGCGGCGCGATCGACACGGCGATCAGCCTCGCCGTCGCCGACGGGCGGATCACGCGCATCTACGCGATCCGCAACCCGAGCAAGCTCGCCCGGCTCGGCGAGGAGGCCGCGCTCAGCCGCTGA
- a CDS encoding MFS transporter, with amino-acid sequence MFLQLLPRAAPLPSPAAGSGRRRRFGVLLICCTSLFIVGLDVTVVNVALPAIGQDLHADVAGLQWTLGAYTVVMAGLLMLSGSTADRFGRRRTFVTGLGVFTAASLLCSVAPSVGLLVAFRALQAVGASMMNPVAMSIITNTFTDPRERAQAVGVWGAVFGVAMALGPIVGGALVASAGWRSIFWINLPLGLVAITLTLRFVPESRALRPRRFDPLGQVLVVLLLTSVTYGIIEVPRRGWSSAGSLATFAASVAGLLALVAYETRRDEPLLDPRFFRSVPFAASIAISVAAFAAFGGFLFLNTLYLQEVRGLSPLHAGLATVPMAAMTVVASTLSGRMVGRRGPRLPLLVAGAGSMAACALLAGVDAGTPFARLLAAYVVFGIGFGFVNAPITTAAVSGMPRAQAGVAAAVATTSRQFGQTLGVAVVGAIVASGAGGSVHAGLAPASLPAWWTLTGCGAVVLVLGHVATTRRAGASARRTAAALNPEAIAH; translated from the coding sequence ATGTTTTTACAATTACTACCGCGTGCCGCCCCGCTCCCCTCCCCCGCCGCCGGGTCCGGGCGCCGGCGCCGGTTCGGCGTACTGCTCATCTGCTGCACGAGCCTGTTCATCGTCGGCCTGGACGTCACGGTCGTCAACGTCGCGCTGCCCGCCATCGGGCAGGACCTGCACGCTGACGTCGCCGGCCTGCAGTGGACGCTGGGCGCCTACACGGTCGTCATGGCGGGCCTGCTGATGCTCTCGGGCTCGACGGCGGACCGGTTCGGCCGCCGGCGCACGTTCGTGACCGGCCTGGGCGTGTTCACGGCGGCGTCGCTGCTGTGCAGCGTGGCGCCGAGCGTCGGGCTGCTCGTCGCCTTCCGGGCACTGCAGGCGGTCGGCGCCTCCATGATGAACCCGGTCGCGATGTCGATCATCACCAACACGTTCACCGACCCGCGCGAGCGCGCCCAGGCCGTCGGGGTCTGGGGCGCGGTCTTCGGCGTCGCCATGGCGCTGGGACCGATCGTCGGCGGCGCGCTGGTCGCCTCGGCCGGCTGGCGGTCGATCTTCTGGATCAACCTGCCCCTGGGGCTCGTGGCGATCACGCTGACGCTGCGCTTCGTCCCCGAGTCGCGGGCGCTGCGGCCGCGCCGCTTCGACCCCCTCGGCCAGGTCCTGGTGGTCCTGCTGCTCACCTCGGTGACCTACGGCATCATCGAGGTCCCGCGCCGGGGCTGGTCGTCGGCCGGCTCGCTCGCCACGTTCGCCGCCTCGGTCGCCGGGCTGCTGGCGCTGGTGGCGTACGAGACCCGCCGCGACGAGCCGCTGCTGGACCCGCGGTTCTTCCGCTCGGTCCCCTTCGCGGCGTCCATCGCCATCTCGGTGGCGGCGTTCGCGGCCTTCGGCGGGTTCCTGTTCCTCAACACCCTGTACCTCCAGGAGGTCCGGGGCCTCTCGCCGCTGCACGCCGGGCTGGCCACCGTGCCCATGGCGGCCATGACGGTCGTCGCCTCCACGCTGTCGGGCAGGATGGTCGGCCGCCGCGGCCCGCGCCTGCCACTGCTCGTCGCCGGCGCCGGCTCCATGGCCGCCTGCGCCCTGCTCGCGGGGGTCGACGCGGGCACACCGTTCGCGCGTCTGCTGGCGGCCTACGTCGTCTTCGGGATCGGCTTCGGGTTCGTCAACGCCCCGATCACCACCGCCGCCGTCTCGGGGATGCCGCGCGCCCAGGCCGGCGTCGCCGCGGCCGTCGCGACGACCTCGCGGCAGTTCGGGCAGACCCTCGGGGTGGCCGTGGTCGGGGCGATCGTCGCGTCGGGCGCCGGCGGGTCGGTCCACGCCGGCCTGGCGCCGGCGAGCCTGCCCGCCTGGTGGACCCTGACGGGCTGCGGCGCCGTCGTCCTCGTGCTCGGCCACGTCGCCACGACGCGCCGCGCCGGTGCCTCGGCGCGGCGCACGGCGGCGGCGCTCAACCCGGAGGCCATCGCGCACTAG
- a CDS encoding NAD-dependent epimerase/dehydratase family protein translates to MTGGPCLLTGATGFIGGHVAQRLVRDGRHVRCLVRPTSDAALLRELGVELAVGDLMDAASVARAAQGCDAVVHGAALVSDWATVAEIRQVNVQGTRNVLDAAAGASVRRLVHISSTDVYGHPGGRAVDETHVATRFANWYAETKALAEREVRATAQARGLEAVILRPATVYGPRSTDVIGEIAKAIRGRHMVLIDGGRTIAGLVYAGNVADAALLALDHEAAPGEAYNITDALPVTWRGLTDDLAAGLGCPPVRLSMPYDVAGAIGTGLEHGYRLLRRATGLRTAPLLSRQAVQVMGVDQDFSNARAREGLGWTPRVGYAAGLEATLDWLRALPGG, encoded by the coding sequence GTGACCGGCGGCCCCTGCCTGCTCACCGGCGCCACCGGCTTCATCGGCGGCCACGTCGCCCAGCGGCTCGTGCGGGACGGCCGGCACGTGCGCTGCCTGGTGCGCCCGACGAGCGACGCCGCGCTGCTGCGCGAGCTGGGCGTCGAGCTCGCCGTCGGCGACCTCATGGACGCCGCCTCGGTCGCGCGCGCCGCGCAGGGCTGCGACGCGGTGGTCCACGGCGCGGCCCTGGTCTCGGACTGGGCCACGGTGGCCGAGATCCGCCAGGTCAACGTCCAGGGCACGCGCAACGTCCTGGACGCCGCGGCCGGCGCGTCGGTGCGCCGCCTCGTGCACATCAGCAGCACCGACGTCTACGGCCACCCCGGGGGCCGGGCAGTCGACGAGACCCACGTGGCGACGCGGTTCGCCAACTGGTACGCGGAGACGAAGGCGCTGGCCGAGCGCGAGGTGCGGGCCACGGCGCAGGCCCGCGGCCTGGAGGCCGTGATCCTGCGGCCCGCCACGGTCTACGGTCCGCGCTCGACCGACGTGATCGGCGAGATCGCCAAGGCGATCCGCGGGCGCCACATGGTGCTGATCGACGGTGGGCGCACGATCGCCGGGCTCGTGTACGCCGGCAACGTGGCCGACGCCGCCCTGCTGGCCCTCGACCACGAGGCCGCACCAGGCGAGGCGTACAACATCACCGACGCCCTGCCGGTCACGTGGCGCGGGCTCACCGACGACCTGGCCGCCGGCCTGGGCTGCCCGCCCGTGCGCCTCAGCATGCCCTATGACGTCGCGGGCGCGATCGGCACCGGGCTGGAACACGGCTACCGCCTGCTGCGCCGGGCCACGGGCCTGCGCACCGCGCCGCTGCTCTCGCGCCAGGCCGTGCAGGTCATGGGCGTCGACCAGGACTTCAGCAACGCCAGGGCGCGCGAGGGGCTGGGCTGGACGCCGCGGGTCGGCTACGCCGCGGGCCTGGAGGCGACGCTGGACTGGCTGCGGGCGCTGCCCGGCGGCTAG
- a CDS encoding 2-hydroxychromene-2-carboxylate isomerase: protein MTAPCLLYDFNSPYAYLAFARAEAVLGPGVELQPVALAFMLRAHDRTPWSLTDEETRAAGMRQCEQRAERYGLPALRWPPDWPVGSYALAPLRAALVARGHGALRAFSQAAFARHFADGLPLTAPEDLDVVALAAGLDPAVVRAGVEDPAIKQALTDATRAALDLGAVGVPTTVVGDALFWGDDRLEDAAAA from the coding sequence GTGACCGCTCCGTGCCTGTTGTATGACTTCAACTCGCCCTACGCGTACCTGGCCTTCGCGCGGGCCGAGGCCGTGCTCGGCCCTGGCGTCGAGCTCCAGCCGGTGGCCCTGGCCTTCATGTTGCGGGCCCACGACCGCACGCCCTGGTCGCTGACCGACGAGGAGACCCGCGCCGCGGGGATGCGCCAGTGCGAGCAGCGTGCCGAGCGCTACGGCCTGCCGGCCCTGCGCTGGCCGCCGGACTGGCCCGTCGGCAGCTACGCGCTGGCGCCGCTGCGTGCCGCGCTCGTGGCGCGGGGGCACGGCGCGCTGCGCGCGTTCTCGCAGGCGGCGTTCGCCCGCCACTTCGCCGACGGGCTGCCGCTCACCGCGCCGGAGGACCTCGACGTCGTGGCGCTCGCGGCGGGCCTCGACCCGGCCGTCGTGCGGGCGGGGGTCGAGGACCCGGCGATCAAGCAGGCGCTGACCGACGCCACCCGGGCCGCGTTGGACCTCGGGGCGGTCGGGGTGCCCACGACGGTGGTCGGCGACGCCCTGTTCTGGGGCGACGACCGTCTGGAGGACGCCGCCGCGGCCTGA
- a CDS encoding glutathione S-transferase family protein: MTTIRVHGWPVSTWTRTAAMTCIEKGAEYELVALDRFSPEHYALHPFGRMPVVEVGGLVLTETPAIACHLDECLGGPALQPEDLPTRTAMRRWMSICADYVFHDVVRAIPRGRPASAEELAVARTALERVESLVGDGPFLAGDGLTLADLFLAPQIANAREKAPEVLDGLGAIAAWAAGIEARESFRRTAYDPASV; the protein is encoded by the coding sequence ATGACGACGATCCGCGTGCACGGCTGGCCGGTCTCCACCTGGACGCGGACCGCCGCGATGACCTGCATCGAGAAGGGCGCCGAGTACGAGCTCGTCGCGCTGGACCGCTTCAGCCCCGAGCACTACGCGCTGCATCCGTTCGGGCGGATGCCCGTGGTCGAGGTCGGCGGGCTCGTGCTGACCGAGACGCCGGCGATCGCCTGCCACCTCGACGAGTGCCTCGGCGGCCCAGCACTGCAGCCCGAGGACCTGCCGACCCGGACGGCCATGCGCCGCTGGATGAGCATCTGCGCCGACTACGTCTTCCACGACGTCGTGCGCGCGATCCCGCGCGGGCGGCCCGCGTCGGCCGAGGAGCTGGCGGTCGCGCGCACCGCACTGGAGCGCGTCGAGTCGCTCGTCGGCGACGGCCCGTTCCTGGCGGGCGACGGCCTGACGCTGGCCGACCTGTTCCTCGCGCCACAGATCGCCAACGCGCGCGAGAAGGCGCCCGAGGTGCTCGACGGGCTCGGCGCGATCGCCGCCTGGGCGGCGGGCATCGAGGCGCGCGAGAGCTTCCGCCGCACCGCGTACGACCCGGCGTCGGTCTAG
- a CDS encoding alpha/beta fold hydrolase — MVCLHGFMQTWRSWELVLPRLQRHHDVLALTLAGHAGGPPLDVSVAGTSSITDAVEAAMDEAGLHLGHLVGNSLGGFVALDLAARGRARSVVAFAPAGGWAAGDEHWRELLAMQRRLHAQAVAAAPHAPALLATAQGRRQATRLLTERFEHLPAELLAHEMLGMARCDAPALIDRALRDGYPVLDAQAIACPVRVVWGTADRILPWPEAARRLRRDWLPHADWVLLDDVGHAPQLDVPLEAAELVLGFTAARSATVDGP; from the coding sequence ATGGTCTGCCTGCACGGGTTCATGCAGACGTGGCGCAGCTGGGAGCTCGTGCTCCCGCGGCTGCAGCGCCACCACGACGTGCTCGCGCTGACGCTGGCCGGGCACGCCGGCGGCCCGCCGCTTGACGTGTCCGTCGCGGGCACGTCGTCGATCACCGACGCGGTCGAGGCGGCGATGGACGAGGCGGGCCTGCACCTGGGCCATCTCGTCGGCAACTCGCTCGGCGGCTTCGTCGCGCTGGACCTCGCCGCCCGCGGGCGAGCGCGGTCGGTCGTAGCCTTCGCCCCCGCGGGCGGCTGGGCCGCCGGCGACGAGCACTGGCGCGAGCTCCTGGCCATGCAGCGGCGCCTGCACGCCCAGGCGGTCGCCGCGGCGCCGCACGCGCCGGCCCTCCTGGCCACCGCGCAGGGTCGGCGCCAGGCGACCCGGCTGCTGACCGAGCGCTTCGAGCACCTGCCCGCCGAGCTGCTGGCCCACGAGATGCTGGGCATGGCCCGCTGCGACGCCCCCGCGCTGATCGACCGTGCGCTGCGCGACGGCTACCCCGTGCTGGACGCGCAGGCCATCGCCTGCCCGGTGCGCGTCGTCTGGGGCACGGCCGACCGGATCCTCCCCTGGCCCGAGGCGGCCCGGCGCCTGCGCCGCGACTGGCTGCCGCACGCGGACTGGGTCCTGCTCGACGATGTCGGCCACGCCCCGCAGCTCGACGTCCCGCTCGAGGCGGCCGAGCTCGTCCTGGGCTTCACCGCGGCCCGATCTGCGACCGTTGACGGGCCGTGA
- a CDS encoding MarR family winged helix-turn-helix transcriptional regulator, with product MPTSPDEDAAREAWLLMSDLVLDHQRRREVSEALGMSFGRSRALRRLARRPMSMSELATMLGIDRPNATVLVDDLEAQGLARRRPHPTDRRAKVVEPTRKGKALARRADAILATPPAALSALGAEDLDALRRILASVAAAE from the coding sequence ATGCCGACGAGCCCCGACGAGGACGCCGCGCGCGAGGCGTGGCTGCTCATGAGCGACCTCGTGCTCGACCATCAGCGCCGGCGCGAGGTGTCCGAGGCGCTGGGCATGAGCTTCGGGCGCTCGCGGGCGCTGCGCCGACTGGCCCGCCGGCCCATGTCGATGAGCGAGCTGGCGACGATGCTCGGGATCGACCGACCCAACGCGACCGTGCTCGTCGACGACCTCGAGGCCCAGGGCCTGGCCCGCCGGCGCCCGCACCCCACCGACCGCCGGGCCAAGGTCGTCGAGCCCACGCGCAAGGGCAAGGCGCTGGCGCGCCGCGCCGACGCGATCCTCGCCACGCCCCCCGCCGCGCTCAGCGCGCTCGGGGCCGAGGACCTCGACGCGCTGCGGCGGATCCTCGCGAGCGTCGCGGCCGCCGAGTAG
- a CDS encoding ATP-binding cassette domain-containing protein: MVGVNGVGKSTLFGVIMGALPADEGDASTGGRVAHMPQDVGVAGDPRTVRELLLGLTTGALRDAGERVGAAEAALAAGDDSAGMALGTAIGDWSELGGYELEAQWDAACRRIVRQGFGELADRPAITLSGGERKRLVLDVLLRSDAEILLLDEPDNFLDVPAKRELEAQLRGTRKTVLVISHDRDLLSEAVTIILTLEGNGAWLHHGSYATYPEARLERQRRLGDALTRWNEEEKRLRELVRVFKERARYSPDLAKRANAFETRWKRFRDEGPPPPPVTEQQINVRLRGADSARRVLDLRGVGVPGSSSRSPTRCTSASASASSGPTAAARRTSCGCSAATSRPGRGRW; this comes from the coding sequence GTGGTCGGCGTCAACGGCGTGGGCAAGAGCACGCTGTTCGGGGTCATCATGGGCGCGCTGCCCGCCGACGAGGGCGACGCGAGCACCGGCGGCCGCGTCGCGCACATGCCCCAGGACGTCGGCGTGGCCGGCGATCCGCGCACGGTGCGCGAGCTCCTGCTCGGACTCACCACGGGAGCGCTGCGCGATGCGGGCGAGCGCGTCGGCGCGGCCGAGGCGGCGCTGGCCGCGGGCGACGACTCCGCGGGCATGGCGCTGGGCACCGCGATCGGCGACTGGTCCGAGCTCGGGGGCTACGAGCTCGAGGCCCAGTGGGACGCGGCCTGCCGGCGCATCGTCCGCCAGGGCTTCGGAGAGCTGGCCGACCGCCCGGCGATCACGCTGAGCGGCGGCGAGCGCAAGCGGCTGGTCCTCGACGTGCTGCTGCGCTCGGACGCCGAGATCCTGCTCCTCGACGAGCCCGACAACTTCCTCGACGTCCCGGCCAAGCGCGAGCTCGAGGCCCAGCTGCGCGGGACGCGCAAGACGGTCCTCGTGATCTCCCACGACCGCGACCTGCTCTCGGAGGCCGTCACGATCATCCTCACGCTGGAGGGCAACGGCGCGTGGCTGCACCACGGCTCCTACGCCACCTACCCCGAGGCCCGGCTGGAGCGCCAGCGCCGGCTCGGCGACGCGCTCACGCGCTGGAACGAGGAGGAGAAGCGCCTGCGCGAGCTCGTCCGCGTGTTCAAGGAGCGCGCCCGCTACTCGCCCGACCTGGCCAAGCGCGCCAACGCGTTCGAGACGCGCTGGAAGCGCTTTCGCGACGAGGGCCCGCCCCCGCCGCCGGTCACCGAGCAGCAGATCAACGTGCGGCTGCGCGGCGCGGACTCCGCCCGGCGCGTCCTGGACCTGCGCGGCGTCGGGGTCCCGGGCTCGTCAAGCCGTTCACCGACGAGGTGCACTTCGGCGAGCGCGTCGGCATCGTCGGGCCCAACGGCGGCGGCAAGACGCACCTCATGCGGATGCTCAGCGGCGACGAGCCGCCCGGGGAGGGGGAGATGGTGA
- a CDS encoding TetR/AcrR family transcriptional regulator, whose amino-acid sequence MPPKAATRTQEERSAQSDARMADAAVALICERGAAGTTLKDVGVRAGYSRGLAGYRFGSKSGLWAFLVRTIGESWLAELQAAVDGTAGLETIHRAIDAHSRFLLDSSDRIRAFYILWFDSVGPDAELKTVIARIHERRREDVEAWIRSDLDRGSIRADVDVRAVAEQFCGAIIGIVYQWLVTPLDHARIRQLHLDLKHEMTRALAPGTPHAQERSTR is encoded by the coding sequence ATGCCCCCGAAGGCGGCGACCCGTACCCAGGAGGAGCGCTCGGCCCAGTCCGACGCGCGCATGGCCGACGCCGCCGTCGCCCTGATCTGCGAGCGCGGGGCCGCCGGGACCACGCTCAAGGACGTCGGCGTCCGCGCCGGCTACAGCCGCGGGCTCGCCGGCTACCGGTTCGGCAGCAAGTCGGGGCTGTGGGCGTTCCTCGTCCGCACCATCGGCGAGAGCTGGCTGGCCGAGCTGCAGGCCGCCGTCGACGGCACCGCCGGCCTCGAGACGATCCACCGCGCGATCGACGCGCACAGCCGGTTCCTGCTGGACTCCTCGGACCGGATCCGCGCCTTCTACATCCTGTGGTTCGACTCCGTCGGCCCCGACGCGGAGCTCAAGACCGTGATCGCGCGCATCCACGAGCGCCGGCGCGAGGACGTCGAGGCCTGGATCCGCAGCGACCTGGACCGCGGCTCGATCCGCGCCGACGTCGACGTGCGCGCGGTCGCCGAGCAGTTCTGCGGTGCGATCATCGGCATCGTCTACCAGTGGCTCGTCACGCCGCTGGACCATGCCCGCATCCGCCAGTTGCACCTCGACTTGAAGCACGAGATGACACGGGCCCTCGCGCCCGGTACCCCCCACGCACAGGAGCGCAGCACCCGATGA
- a CDS encoding carboxymuconolactone decarboxylase family protein — MAATTRIPKAELTGLRGALVRRVSRKMLGDVPDPVEVAWHNRKVVNFSLAVGRKAQAWDQCDENLKSFAHMAAAALVGCSFCLDLGYFMAHNEGLDVAKAREVPRWRESTVFTPLERDVLEYAEAMSRTPTTVTDELSARLLAQLGPAAVVELTAYVALANMYARSNTALGIEGQGFAASCDLAPLAEPAPA, encoded by the coding sequence ATGGCCGCCACCACCCGCATCCCGAAGGCCGAGCTGACCGGCCTCCGCGGCGCGCTGGTCCGGCGGGTGTCCCGCAAGATGCTCGGCGACGTGCCCGACCCCGTCGAGGTGGCGTGGCACAACCGCAAGGTGGTGAACTTCTCCCTGGCCGTCGGCCGCAAGGCACAGGCGTGGGACCAGTGCGACGAGAATCTCAAGTCGTTCGCCCACATGGCGGCCGCCGCCCTGGTGGGCTGCAGCTTCTGCCTGGACCTCGGCTACTTCATGGCCCACAACGAGGGGCTCGACGTCGCCAAGGCGCGTGAGGTGCCCCGGTGGCGGGAGTCCACGGTCTTCACGCCGCTGGAGCGCGACGTCCTGGAGTACGCCGAGGCGATGTCCCGGACGCCGACCACGGTCACCGACGAGCTGTCGGCCCGGCTGCTCGCCCAGCTCGGCCCCGCGGCGGTGGTCGAGCTCACCGCCTACGTCGCGCTGGCCAACATGTACGCCCGCAGCAACACGGCGCTGGGGATCGAGGGCCAGGGCTTCGCGGCGTCCTGCGACCTCGCGCCGCTCGCGGAGCCCGCGCCGGCATGA
- the proS gene encoding proline--tRNA ligase, with product MSSAPLPRQSDDFPAWYGEVVRRAGLAESSAIRGAMIIKPYGYAIWEAIQRELDDRIKATGHENLYFPLLVPASVLAREGDLIEGFAPEVAVVTAAGGKELEEPLAVRPTSEALIWSTYARWVQSYRDLPLLYNQWANVVRWELRPRLFLRTTEFLWQEGHTAHETEAEALAETLTILHDVYADTIEQVLAIPVLRGRKSESERFPGAVDTYTLEALMRDGRALQAATAHYLGQGFARTFGVRYTGRDGRPEHPYATSWGATTRLVGGVVMTHGDDRGLRLPPRVAPHQVVIVPIARGDEDAEVHEAAAAVAGELRSAGVRVRVDDRPGHRPGFKFHECEVKGVPLRVELGRRDLAAGTVTVARRDRGEKEAIRLADVPARAAAMLDDIQASLLREARDEQRRRTLRDPGGYDAMVGYLRDAGGFAAAGWCGRRDCEARVKDDSSATIRCLPLDWEHPSAGACICCGRAAAGEAVWAQAY from the coding sequence ATGAGCAGCGCGCCGTTGCCCCGGCAGTCCGACGACTTCCCCGCCTGGTACGGCGAGGTCGTGCGCCGCGCCGGGCTCGCCGAGAGCTCGGCGATTCGCGGAGCGATGATCATCAAGCCCTACGGCTACGCGATCTGGGAGGCGATCCAGCGCGAGCTCGACGACCGCATCAAGGCCACCGGGCACGAGAACCTGTACTTCCCCCTGCTGGTCCCCGCGTCGGTGCTGGCCCGGGAGGGCGACCTCATCGAGGGCTTCGCGCCCGAGGTCGCCGTCGTCACCGCGGCGGGCGGCAAGGAGCTGGAGGAGCCGCTGGCCGTGCGGCCCACCTCCGAGGCGCTCATCTGGTCGACCTACGCGCGGTGGGTGCAGTCCTACCGCGACCTGCCGCTGCTCTACAACCAGTGGGCCAACGTCGTGCGCTGGGAGCTGCGGCCCCGGCTCTTCCTCCGCACGACCGAGTTCCTCTGGCAGGAGGGCCACACCGCGCACGAGACCGAGGCCGAGGCGCTGGCCGAGACGCTGACCATCCTGCACGACGTCTACGCCGACACGATCGAGCAGGTGCTGGCGATCCCCGTGCTGCGCGGCCGCAAGAGCGAGAGCGAGCGCTTTCCCGGCGCGGTCGACACCTACACGCTCGAGGCGCTCATGCGCGACGGCAGGGCGCTGCAGGCCGCGACCGCGCATTACCTCGGCCAGGGCTTCGCCCGCACGTTCGGCGTGCGCTACACCGGCCGCGACGGCCGTCCCGAGCACCCCTACGCCACCTCGTGGGGCGCGACGACGCGGCTCGTGGGCGGCGTGGTGATGACCCACGGCGACGACCGCGGCCTGCGGCTGCCGCCCCGCGTGGCGCCCCACCAGGTCGTGATCGTCCCCATCGCCCGCGGCGACGAGGACGCCGAGGTCCACGAAGCCGCCGCCGCCGTCGCCGGCGAGCTGCGGTCGGCGGGCGTCCGCGTGCGGGTCGACGACCGGCCCGGCCACCGCCCCGGGTTCAAGTTCCACGAGTGCGAGGTCAAGGGCGTGCCGCTGCGCGTCGAGCTAGGCCGGCGCGACCTCGCCGCCGGCACGGTGACCGTCGCGCGCCGCGACCGCGGCGAGAAGGAGGCGATCCGGCTCGCCGACGTGCCGGCGCGGGCCGCCGCGATGCTCGATGACATCCAGGCCTCGCTCCTGCGCGAGGCCCGCGACGAGCAGCGGCGACGCACGCTGCGCGACCCCGGCGGCTACGACGCCATGGTCGGGTACCTGCGCGACGCGGGCGGGTTCGCAGCCGCGGGATGGTGCGGCCGCCGGGACTGCGAGGCGCGCGTCAAGGACGACAGCTCGGCGACGATCCGCTGCCTGCCCCTGGACTGGGAGCACCCGTCCGCGGGCGCCTGCATCTGCTGCGGCCGGGCCGCCGCCGGCGAGGCGGTCTGGGCGCAGGCGTACTGA